The DNA region TCGCATGATCTAGGGAGATTTGAGCCGGTGATCGGTGAGTTCCCATGATCATGATCGGAGAGTAATCTACTAGCGATCGATGCTTGTATTATATGGTTCCGTGGCGTCTACTCCATGCATTATTTGTTTAACTACTACACCCCTTCCTAAACAAGAGGTGCTGTTTTGGGCATTtacatttttgttttggttttgggCATTTACATTTACACGATATCAAAAACACAACTCTGACTTCCGTTTTGTATTTTTTACGTATCTGTAGAACATTCGAGAGAAATTTACTCTTAGCATTTTAAATTGTTCAGCCTCCATTGGAAAGATACcaataacaaaaataaaaatattttgactacTCATAGCACGTAACGTCTTTTCCCTCGTGGTGAGAGCATACGTTGACCCAGGTTCATCGTCGAGATGCTTTGGTGTTCCACATTTCAATAAACCAATTAGATATACCTATTGAATCAGTTCATTAGTGTCACAAGTATGTAATCAGTAATCAAAATTTATTCCGTAGCAACCATGGGCATCCAAGAAAACACACACAAAATTCTAAGTTCTTTAGTATATTAAGGATTTACTTGGCAGAGCTCTAACTTTTAAAACAGCAatatatcatccacgtataaaTATAGGATAACACCTCGACCCTCACCATAACGATAGTACATGCACTTATCGGCTTCATTAACACAGAAGCCGACCGAAGTCAGTGTAGTATTAAACTtgtcatgccattgcttaggggcctgtttgagaccatacaagGATTTGATTAGCCTGCATACTTTACGCTCCTGTCCTGTTACCACAAATCCGTCTGGCTGATGCATATAAATCTCCTCGTTcagctctccattaaggaaagcggtcttgacatccatctgatgcacaaAAAGATTATGCGAGGCTGCCAGTGCTAAGAGCACACGGATAGTGGGTAATCTGGCCACAGGAGAATAAGTATCAAAATagtcttctccttccttttgcgtaaaacccttagccactaaacgggccttgtacttttctatggTACCATTGGGTCTGCGCTTTCTCTTGAAAATCCATTTGCAGCCGATCGGCTTGTAGCCAATTGGGAGGTCTGCTAATTCCCAGGTTCCGTTAGTGATAatcgaatccatctcactacggactgcttccttccagtactccgcttctggagaagcgtatgcctctgaaaggtttcgtggttcatcatccacgGCATAGGTGACAAAATCATCTCCCAATGATTTGCcagttctttgcctcttgctcctcctaagTTCCAGATCAGCAACCGTGTCATCAACACTTTGAGGAATATGGTCATTGTCTAAAAGATCATGGGAAACAGTCTCATTCGCTCGCAAaggaaagatgtgctcaaagaatATCGCATCCCGAGACTCCATTATCGTGTTAACGGCAATGTCTGAGACCTTAGAATGGACCACTAGGAATCTATAGGCAgtgctctggtgtgcataccCTAGGAAGACACAATCGACAGTCTTTGGTCCTAGTTTCCTTTTCTTCTGCAGGGGAACATGCACTTTAGCTAAGCAGCCCCAGGTGCGAAGAAAGGACAGATTTGGTTTCCTCCTtttccatccttcataaggggttACCTCGCGATTCCGAGGAGCGACcctgttcaggacatagttaaCTGTGATAACAGCCTCGccccaccatgagttagccataccagaactttgtaacaaggtgttaaccaagtcacaaattgttcggttctttctttcggctactccgttggcctgtggtgagtatggtggcgtaaattcatggattatgccactttcttcacaTAATTTGGAGAAATCCCTGGGAATATATTCCCCACCTCTGTCAGACCTTAATCTTTTATTGTCTTTCCCAACTGGTTTTCCACCTCggccttatagatcttaaagtattctaatgcttcatccttTGTTCTCAGCAAATAGATATAACAGAACCTAGTTGCATCATCTATGAGAGTAAAGAAGTATCGTTTGCCACCCTTGGTTAATATTCCATTCATTTCACAAAGATCAGAATGGACCAGCTCAAGTGGTGAGGTGCTTCTCCCCTCGACCGTATGAAACGGTTTACGGGGCTGCTTTGCTTGCACACACACCTCACACTTATGGCTCTTATCATACTTATAAGAGggaataagatccatcttgctcaaccgcacaattgcttcattattaacatgacatAAGCGAGAATGCCAAATATCAAAGTTCTTAGTagaatatgaagaatagaaaatgtttgcagagctatcaagaatagaaataCGGAACAAGCCTCCGCAATCATAGCCTTTCCCAACGAACGACCCACACCTGGTCATCACTACTTTATTCGACTCGAAGACTAATTTTATTCTTTGTCGGTACAGCATCGATCCACTGAGTAGATTGCGGGTCATAGCGAGCACAAATAGTACATCCTTCAGGACAAGTATTTTGCTGGAAGTCAGCTTCAGGCTCACTTGACCTGCTCCGCGCACTGCTGCCGAGACCCCGTTCCCCATCAGTATGGATCCACCATCTGCACCCTGTAAAGAAGTGAAACACGTCTGATTAGCACAGATATGCCTTGTAGCACCTGTATCAACCCACCAACTAACTAGTGAGTTTGCCATAAAGGCCTCAGGTATATACCCACTAGTGGAGTCGCCTTTGCCGGTATCATCGGCCGTTACAACCGCCACATGAACTTGGGCTTTGGCTACCTTCTGCTGCTCAGGCGTCGGCCCCTTGCCCTTATGATCGTGACATTTGTTGGCCTTATAATCCAACCCACCGCAGACGTAGTAGACAATCtcgggcttcttcttcttcttaatagTATTAGTCTTCGGTCCAGAGGAACCAGGCTTGGCCTTCTCTTTCTTCACATTCTTCCCAGGATGGTTCTTGTGCTCAACAAGATGAGCTTGAGCAGGCGCCTTTGCCCCACCATAGCCTGCCTTTGACTTCTCTTCGACATTTATAGCAGTAATGAGCACATTAAGAGTCAATCGCTGTTTTAAGTGTCGACGTGCAATGACAAAATCACGCCAAGAAGTAGGCAGCTTGGCCAAAATAGAATTAACCTGAAAGTTCTCCAGGAGGACACAACCATATTGGCCTAAGTCACGCACGATCAGCTGTAACTCATGAATTTGTTCCATAACTGATCTGCTATCTCCCATACGAAAGTTCAGGTAGCTTGCCATCATGAAGGACTCATTGCCATTATCGCTTtcagcatacttgtcattcagctcCGTCCACACCTTCCATGCTTCCCCGAATCCCACGTAGACGTCGAAGAGCCTGTTTGACAGAACGGCCAGGAGACGTGCTAGGGCtgaggcatttgccttctcccaacgggCCCTTAACGCATCAAGACGCGTTCTTTCGACCTCGTCTAGCACGGCTTCCCCTTGAGGAGCGGGCGGCTCTTCAGTGAGGACCCAGAATAATCcgagctccatcaaccatagCCTCGTCCGGGCCTGCTAGCGCTTAAAGCCGGTTCCATCGAAGCTCTCAGGCTTAATCGCGTCCGAGGACGACGGTGGTGGAACAAAAGAGCTAGAGCTAGCCATCACAGAAGCAGTTGGATTTCTGGATTGTTGAAATATGTGCGATATaaatagcatatatatacatattccaCTAAAGAGATAACATAAGCAGTAGGTGAAACATAACAGAAACATGAATATGAGATACATGACTATCATACCATGAGCACTGAGAAAGTAAACCATATATATAAATCTGAATTGAACTAGATGAGATATTAAAATGGCTCTCAGAGTATTCTAATCAGCTAGCTCCAGATCAATAAAGATCTGCTCCCAAGCTGACCTATAAATCATATCACAAATTGAACTAGGAcatgagatcacacctagatgACAACCTTGATATACAATTCTCTGAATTCTACAGATTCCTGGACAGAATAACAAAGATATTTTCACTGAAAATCAGAATTCAGCACATAGCCAGCACCTTGCCTTCACAGGACAAACAAACAGAACACTAAAACTTCTCTGCACAAGTGACAGAAAGGAATACAGAAATTGTCCCAAGCTGCAGATTGCAGAGCAATCTTCACAATGTGCTGAATTCAGAGATAGATGCTACTCAAGTCCAGGAATGAAAGCTAACAGGCAGTGACAGATAACTAAAACAAAATTCAGCTAACAGGAGATCAGAATCCTTATAATCAAAACTGAAAGATCATATCACTGCTTATGCCAATTGCAAACAGAGAATCAAGGTTgtatctattgtactcaacatCCTAATTCAATTTCAATGAAAtttatcatcacagagcaattaTACCATGCATCCAACAGTTCAGATCAGGGGAATAAGAGAGAGCTCACAGTGGATATGCTGGAATAAGCTGGAGAGTGAGGCAAGGCACGGCACAGATGCCGCAGTCCCAGAAATCCAACCAACCGCCGTTGCCGCCGGATGGAGGGATGACGGAGATACAATACCTCAACCCCACAGCCTCTGCAGTGCGGGCGAACCTCGGCAGCGCAGCTCTGAGCACCAACAAAATTCCTCCCAGTGCCGCAAGAGCTTCGACCAAACCACGGTTGGAGTCCAAGCTCCCAACACCAAAGCTCAAATcacagagagaagagaggggaaAAACCGAAAACTGTGAGATGCCCCAGGTTTACTCATGTGCCGAATCAAAGCTCAACCTCTCTAGAAAAAGGGGGAATAGTGGCGACAAACTCACGGCGTAGAGGAGCCAAACTCCGAACCCTACGCGCGCACCTCCCCATCCGGACGCATCAGACGGCCAACACTCGCCAGGAGAATCCCAGCCGAGCTGGAACGCGAGAAGCCCGAAGAGGCTgttgcagccgccgccgccgccctctcccCCGAAGGGGATTTTTCCCTTCTCCCACACCCGGTCAGCCGGCACCCTTTTAGGGCACACCAGCTTCGGGCTTGGGCCCAACCAGATGAAGCCCCAGTGGCAGCTGAGATTCGGCCCAGAGAAGCAAAATCACattgaaatttctaaaataaatacaacatccattgcat from Phragmites australis chromosome 8, lpPhrAust1.1, whole genome shotgun sequence includes:
- the LOC133927688 gene encoding uncharacterized protein LOC133927688, whose protein sequence is MELGLFWVLTEEPPAPQGEAVLDEVERTRLDALRARWEKANASALARLLAVLSNRLFDVYVGFGEAWKVWTELNDKYAESDNGNESFMMASYLNFRMGDSRSVMEQIHELQLIVRDLGQYGCVLLENFQVNSILAKLPTSWRDFVIARRHLKQRLTLNVLITAINVEEKSKAGYGGAKAPAQAHLVEHKNHPGKNVKKEKAKPGSSGPKTNTIKKKKKPEIVYYVCGGLDYKANKCHDHKGKGPTPEQQKVAKAQVHVAVVTADDTGKGDSTSGVQMVDPY